In a single window of the Nodularia spumigena CCY9414 genome:
- a CDS encoding cysteine desulfurase family protein: MQIYLDYSATTPTRPEAIAAIQTVLNQQWGNPSSLHEWGQRAATIVEQARIQVAGLIHAAHPESIVFTAGGTEANNLAIMGIARLYTVPQHIIISQVEHSAISEPARLLEMWGWEVTRLGVDTKGRINPQDLTAALQNNTVLVSVIYGQSEIGTIQPIIELGNITQKHGVLFHTDAVQAAGRVPIDVQKMPVDLLSLSSHKIYGPQGAGALYVRPNIELVPLLGGGGQEMGLRSGTQAVPAIAGFGIAAEFAAVELLREIPRLMKLRDRLFANLADIPGLIPTGDRDHRLPHHVSFCLEHADGKKISGKALVRQMNLAGIGISAGSACHSGKLSPSPILLAMGYPESAALGGVRLTLGRDTTEADVDWVAMVFKQVLRRLSPD; the protein is encoded by the coding sequence ATGCAAATATATTTAGATTACAGCGCCACTACTCCCACTCGTCCAGAAGCGATCGCAGCTATACAGACAGTCCTGAATCAACAATGGGGCAATCCTTCTAGTTTACATGAGTGGGGACAACGCGCCGCCACAATTGTCGAACAAGCCAGAATCCAAGTTGCAGGTTTAATTCATGCGGCTCATCCAGAATCTATAGTTTTTACTGCTGGTGGTACAGAAGCCAATAATTTAGCCATTATGGGCATTGCCAGATTATACACTGTACCGCAACACATAATTATTTCCCAGGTGGAACATTCGGCTATTTCGGAACCAGCGCGGTTGTTGGAAATGTGGGGTTGGGAAGTCACACGCTTGGGTGTAGATACTAAAGGTAGAATTAACCCCCAGGATTTAACAGCAGCTTTGCAAAATAACACTGTTTTAGTTTCGGTGATTTACGGACAAAGTGAAATCGGTACTATCCAACCAATTATAGAACTGGGAAATATTACCCAAAAACATGGTGTTTTATTTCACACAGATGCAGTCCAAGCTGCGGGACGTGTACCCATAGATGTGCAGAAAATGCCAGTAGATTTACTCAGTCTTTCCAGTCATAAAATATATGGTCCTCAAGGGGCTGGGGCGCTGTATGTGCGTCCGAATATCGAATTAGTGCCTTTGTTGGGTGGTGGGGGACAAGAAATGGGATTGCGTTCTGGCACTCAAGCCGTACCTGCGATCGCTGGTTTTGGAATTGCTGCGGAATTTGCTGCCGTAGAATTACTGAGGGAAATCCCCCGGTTAATGAAGTTGCGCGATCGCCTATTTGCTAACTTAGCAGATATTCCGGGTTTAATTCCCACAGGCGATCGCGATCATCGCTTACCTCATCATGTGAGTTTCTGTTTAGAACACGCTGATGGTAAAAAAATCAGTGGTAAAGCCTTAGTCCGACAAATGAATTTAGCTGGTATTGGTATTAGTGCCGGTTCTGCCTGTCACAGTGGTAAACTTAGCCCTAGTCCTATACTCTTAGCTATGGGTTATCCAGAATCAGCTGCTTTGGGTGGGGTGCGCTTGACTTTGGGGCGTGATACTACGGAGGCTGATGTTGATTGGGTGGCGATGGTGTTTAAGCAGGTTTTGCGGAGACTGTCACCGGATTAG